From Pantoea sp. Ep11b, the proteins below share one genomic window:
- a CDS encoding sugar kinase: MTHHTMHHNGPLDVVTIGEAMAMFVARETGDLAAAETFVKRAAGAELNVATGLARLGLKVGWVSRIGDDAFGRFICQQLEKEGIDHARVTVDSRYPTGFQLKSKVDDGSDPLVEYFRKGSAASHLSVDDFDADYFGSARHLHLSGVAAALSESSLELLKHTAKEMRSRGKTISFDPNLRPVLWRSEEEMRKQLNLLAEYADWVLPGEKEGLILTGYRQPEAIADFYLDKGVKAVVIKTGCDGAWYKTAQGEQGQVAAVRVENVVDTVGAGDGFAVGVISALLEGQSLPQAIRRGNKIGSMAIQVIGDSEGLPTRQQLGDV; encoded by the coding sequence ATGACGCATCACACTATGCATCATAACGGTCCGCTTGATGTTGTCACGATTGGTGAGGCGATGGCGATGTTCGTCGCCCGTGAAACCGGCGACCTGGCCGCAGCAGAGACCTTTGTGAAACGTGCCGCGGGCGCAGAGCTGAATGTCGCAACCGGCCTTGCCCGTCTTGGTCTGAAAGTGGGCTGGGTCAGCCGCATCGGCGATGACGCCTTTGGCCGGTTTATCTGTCAGCAGCTGGAAAAAGAGGGGATCGACCACGCCCGGGTGACGGTCGATTCGCGCTATCCCACAGGTTTTCAGCTGAAGTCCAAAGTCGATGATGGTTCCGACCCGCTGGTGGAGTATTTCCGTAAAGGTTCGGCGGCCAGCCATCTGTCGGTTGACGATTTCGACGCGGACTATTTCGGCTCGGCGCGTCATCTGCACCTGAGCGGTGTCGCGGCGGCGCTGTCAGAGAGCTCGCTGGAACTGCTGAAACACACTGCGAAAGAGATGCGGTCGCGCGGTAAAACGATTTCGTTTGATCCTAACCTGCGGCCGGTGCTGTGGCGCAGCGAAGAGGAGATGCGTAAGCAGCTCAACCTGCTGGCAGAGTACGCCGACTGGGTGCTGCCAGGCGAAAAAGAGGGACTGATCCTCACCGGCTATCGTCAGCCGGAGGCGATCGCGGATTTCTATCTCGACAAGGGCGTGAAAGCCGTCGTGATAAAAACCGGGTGTGACGGTGCCTGGTATAAAACGGCCCAGGGTGAACAGGGCCAGGTGGCGGCGGTCAGGGTTGAAAACGTGGTGGATACCGTCGGGGCGGGTGATGGCTTTGCGGTAGGGGTGATCAGCGCCCTGCTGGAAGGTCAGTCGCTGCCGCAGGCGATCCGTCGCGGAAACAAAATTGGTTCGATGGCGATTCAGGTTATTGGTGACAGCGAAGGTCTGCCGACGCGTCAGCAACTGGGCGATGTGTAG
- the ghrB gene encoding glyoxylate/hydroxypyruvate reductase GhrB, which yields MKPAVILYKKLPDDLYARLAEQCDVTEISDLSPENQQQHAEAFRQAEGLLGSGGKVNGDLLAKMPNLRVCSSVSVGYDNFDVEALNQRNVVLMHTPTVLTETVADTMMALVLSTARRVPELDAWVKAGHWQKSIGPAQFGIDVHHKTLGILGMGRIGMALAQRAHFGFGMNILYNARREHEEAQTRFGARRCDLETLLKESDFVCISLPLTRETHHLIGAAELALMKPDAVLINAGRGPVVDEQALIAALQAGKLHAAGLDVFEQEPVAADSPLLSLPNVVTLPHIGSATHETRYGMMQDAVENLIAALGGSVDKNCVNPQALK from the coding sequence ATGAAACCCGCTGTAATTCTCTACAAAAAACTGCCTGACGATCTCTATGCCCGCCTGGCTGAACAGTGTGACGTGACGGAAATCAGTGACCTCTCGCCAGAAAATCAGCAGCAACACGCTGAGGCGTTCCGGCAGGCCGAGGGGCTGCTGGGATCGGGCGGTAAAGTGAACGGGGACCTGCTGGCAAAAATGCCGAATCTGCGCGTCTGCTCCAGCGTCTCGGTAGGCTATGACAATTTTGATGTCGAGGCGCTCAACCAGCGTAACGTGGTGCTGATGCACACCCCGACCGTTCTGACCGAAACCGTTGCGGATACCATGATGGCGCTGGTGCTGAGCACGGCGCGCCGCGTGCCGGAGCTGGATGCCTGGGTCAAAGCGGGCCACTGGCAGAAGAGCATCGGCCCGGCGCAGTTCGGCATCGACGTGCATCATAAAACCCTGGGTATTCTCGGCATGGGCCGTATCGGCATGGCGCTGGCGCAGCGCGCCCACTTTGGCTTCGGCATGAACATCCTCTACAACGCACGCCGTGAACATGAAGAGGCGCAGACGCGCTTTGGCGCACGGCGCTGTGACCTGGAGACGCTGCTGAAAGAGAGTGATTTCGTCTGCATCAGCCTGCCGCTGACGCGCGAAACGCACCATCTGATCGGTGCCGCTGAACTGGCGCTGATGAAGCCGGATGCGGTGCTGATTAACGCCGGTCGCGGGCCGGTGGTGGATGAACAGGCGCTGATCGCCGCGCTGCAGGCGGGCAAGCTGCACGCCGCCGGACTGGATGTGTTTGAGCAGGAGCCGGTCGCTGCCGACTCTCCGCTGCTGTCGCTGCCCAACGTGGTCACCCTGCCGCACATCGGTTCTGCCACGCATGAAACCCGTTACGGCATGATGCAGGATGCAGTGGAAAACCTCATCGCTGCGCTCGGCGGAAGCGTCGATAAAAACTGCGTTAACCCGCAGGCGCTGAAGTAA
- a CDS encoding MFS transporter — MKKQTIAPKRWWFIMPIVFITYSLAYLDRANFSFASAAGINDDLGITKGMSSLLGALFFLGYFFFQIPGAIYAERRSVKKLIFWCLILWGGCASLTGVVSNIPMLAAIRFILGVVEAAVMPAMLIYISNWFTKSERSRANTFLILGNPVTVLWMSVVSGYLIESFGWREMFIIEGIPAVIWAVAWWFLVQDKPSQARWMSDAEKAALQAELQKEQENIKAVRNYGEAFRNRNVIILCLQYFAWSIGVYGFVLWLPSILRNGTQMGMVEAGWLSAVPYLAATIAMVVVSWASDKTQNRKLFVWPLLLVGALAFLGSWLVGSNNFWMSYTLLVIAGAAMYAPYGPFFAIIPEMLPRNVSGGAMALINSMGALGSFIGSWIVGYLNGATGSPAASYIFMGSALLVAVWLTLIVKPAQNTAPPLQSAKPA, encoded by the coding sequence ATGAAAAAGCAGACAATCGCGCCAAAACGGTGGTGGTTCATCATGCCCATCGTGTTTATCACCTACAGCCTGGCCTATCTCGACCGGGCCAACTTCAGCTTCGCTTCTGCTGCCGGGATTAATGATGATCTTGGCATCACCAAAGGCATGTCCTCGCTGCTGGGGGCGCTGTTCTTCCTGGGATACTTCTTCTTCCAGATCCCGGGGGCGATTTATGCCGAACGCCGCAGCGTGAAGAAACTGATTTTCTGGTGCCTGATCCTGTGGGGCGGCTGTGCCTCCCTGACCGGGGTGGTCAGCAACATTCCGATGCTGGCGGCAATCCGCTTTATCCTGGGCGTGGTCGAAGCGGCCGTAATGCCGGCAATGCTGATCTACATCAGCAACTGGTTTACCAAATCGGAACGCTCCCGCGCCAACACCTTTCTGATCCTGGGGAACCCGGTGACGGTGCTGTGGATGTCTGTGGTTTCCGGCTATCTGATCGAATCTTTTGGCTGGCGCGAGATGTTCATCATCGAAGGGATTCCGGCGGTGATCTGGGCGGTGGCCTGGTGGTTCCTGGTGCAGGATAAACCTTCGCAGGCACGCTGGATGAGCGATGCCGAGAAAGCGGCGCTGCAGGCTGAACTGCAGAAAGAGCAGGAGAACATCAAAGCGGTGCGCAACTACGGCGAAGCGTTCCGCAACCGCAACGTGATCATTCTCTGCCTGCAATACTTTGCCTGGAGCATCGGCGTCTATGGCTTCGTACTGTGGCTGCCGTCGATTCTGCGTAACGGGACCCAGATGGGTATGGTGGAAGCGGGCTGGCTCTCTGCGGTGCCTTATCTGGCCGCGACTATCGCGATGGTGGTGGTCTCCTGGGCGTCAGACAAAACCCAGAACCGTAAGCTGTTTGTCTGGCCGCTGCTGCTGGTCGGGGCGCTGGCGTTCCTCGGCTCCTGGCTGGTGGGATCGAACAATTTCTGGATGTCCTACACCCTGTTAGTGATCGCCGGTGCCGCGATGTATGCGCCTTACGGCCCGTTCTTCGCCATTATTCCTGAGATGCTGCCGCGCAACGTCTCCGGTGGCGCGATGGCGCTGATCAACAGCATGGGTGCGCTGGGGTCGTTTATCGGTTCGTGGATTGTCGGCTATCTTAATGGGGCTACCGGCAGCCCGGCGGCCTCCTACATCTTTATGGGATCAGCCCTGCTGGTGGCGGTGTGGCTGACGCTGATTGTGAAACCGGCGCAGAACACAGCGCCGCCGCTGCAGAGTGCAAAACCGGCCTGA